From the Candidatus Binatia bacterium genome, the window CCTCGAGCACGACGCTCGGCTCGTTGAAGTGCGTCGTCGCGTCGACGATGGCGCGCGCGAAACGCTTGGGATCCTTCGATTTGAAGATGCCGCTGCCGACGAAAATGCCCTCGGCGCCGAGCTGCATCATCAGTGCGGCATCGGCGGGCGTCGCGACGCCGCCGGCGCAAAACAGCACGACCGGAAGCTTGCCGTGCGCCGCGACCTCGGAAACGAGCTCGAGCGGGGCGCCCAAGTCGCGAGCGCGGGCGACGAGCTCTTCCTTCGGCGCGACGCTGAGGTCGCGAATCGCGTCGCCGATCGCGCGCATGTGGCGCACCGCCTCGACGATGTTGCCGCTCCCGGCCTCGCCCTTGCTGCGGATCATTGCGGCGCCTTCGGCAATGCGGCGCAGCGCTTCGCCGAGGTTGCGCGCGCCGCAGACGAACGGCGTCTTGAACGCGAGCTTGTCGACGTGATACTTGTCGTCGGCGGGCGTCAGCACTTCGGACTCGTCGATGTAGTCGACGCCGAGCTGCTGTAGCACTTGCGCCTCCGCGAAGTGACCGATGCGAACCTTGGCCATCACCGGAATCGTGACTGCGTCCATGATGCCGCGGATCAAGTCGATGCCGCTCATGCGCGCCACGCCACCCGCGGCGCGGATGTCGGCAGGGATCCGCTCTAGCGCCATGACCGCGACCGCGCCGGCCTCCTGCGCGATCGCCGCGTGTTCGGGGGTGACGACGTCCATGATGACGCCGCCTTTGAGCATCTGCGCGAGCCCGCGCTTGACCGTTATCGTCCCGGTGCTTTCCATGTTCCTATCATAACAAGCGATCCCAATGAGAACATTGAGAACGCCGGTTTAGGGCAAAGGCGGCGCTGCGACCGTCGGAGAGCCCCCGGCGCCTGGCGACGGTGCCTCGGTGGCAGGCTGTACAGGCGCCGCCGTTGGACGGAAGGTCGGCAGCGGCTTCTGCCGCCAGATCGGGATGTTCGGATTCGGCGTCGGGGTCGGGATCGGGGTCGGGCGCGGCTTCGGCGTCGGGAGCGGCGTCGGCAGAGGCTGCGGCGGGACGCGCGGATCCGGAAAGTGCGGATCGCCGGCCGCCGAGAGCGCCTGGGAGCGCTTCCAGTCCGGCCCGTAAGGCTGCGCCGACCCGTTGGGTGACGGGCTCACCGAAACGGGCCCGACGGATTGCAGCGTCTGCTCCGTCGCCTGACCGATGACGCGGTCGCCCATGCGCTCGCCAATGGCAACCGCGACGAGCAGCACGACGGCGCCGACCGCGAGGACGATCGTCGGTAACTTCATACGCGCGCCAACGGACGCACCACGTCGAGCTTGGCAGCGCGCGCGCGGCGGTCGCTCGGCTTGCCGATCAGGTGCACCTCGCGGAGCTCGCCGGGCGCCATATCGACGCGCGCCGTGTGACCGCGGAATTCCAGCAAGACGTTGCGCGCGCGGTCGCTCAGGTTGCCGACGAAGATGCGCACCGCGCCGCTCTCGTCTTCGAAAGCGATCGCGCCGACTTCGACTGGCGAGGTGGTGACCTCGTCGCTCACGTCGCGCCCGGCGTAGATGCACTTGAACGGTTCCTCCGCCGAGAGCTGCGGCATGTCGCCGTAGATCGTGTCGTTGCGCAGATCCACGACGTACGTGCAGCGGCGCCCACCCCAGTGCACGCGTGCGGCCGCAACCCACTGCCAACCCTTTGGCCGCAGCGGCGCCAGGTGCGGACGCCCGCTGGTGCGATAGCCGTTCAGGCCGCCCACCGTCTCGGCGACGGCCCAGAGATACTTCGCTCCCGTCCACGGCGAGAGATACATGCCGCGATTGCTCAGCGAACCGCCGTCGAACCATTCGGCGAACTCGCCCGGCACGGTGTTGCGCGGGCTGCCGCCTTCCATCGCCGCGTACGACATGTTAAGGAACTGCACCGCCGCGTCGGTCATGCCGTTGCGCGCGAGTGCCACGCAGAACCACAACGTAAGGTCGGGCCAGATGCCGCCGAGCAGCCCGAAGCCGTACGAGGGAAAGTACCACGCGTCGGCGGTGGAGATCGTACGCAGCCCGACCGGCGTTACGAAGTCCGCCTCCTGTAGCCGCGCGAGGATCGCGCGGCGCTGCGGCTCGTCGGCGATGTTGAAGAGCACCGGAAAAATCTCGTCGGCCGTGAAGTTGTCCTGATAGTTCCCTTCTTGGTCGTAGTTGAGCACGAAGGCGCCCGTGTCGTCGTTGTACAGGTAGTCCATCATCGCTTCGCGCATCCGCTGCGCCTCGTTGCCGTAGCGCTCCCAGTGATCGTTGTCCCCGACCACGGCGCAGAGCATCGCGGCCGCCTCGAGCGCGAACACGGCCTCGGCGTTGATCTCCGTGACTGCGCCGTCGAGCGTGTAATAGGGAATGATGTTGCGCCACGAGCTGATGCCGTAGAGGTCGACACCCTTGGCGCGACACGTGATGAGGCCGTGGTCGTCACGTTGCGTGAGCATGTAGTCCGCGAGCTTTACGATCATGGCGCTGTGCTCGCGGACCCAGTCGTCGTCGAGCGTCGCGTTGTAGTGGTGCAGCATCGCGATGAGATGCAGCGGCGTGTCGTCGTTGATGTTGAGGTCGTAGTCGGTCTTGTAGCCGCTGACGCCGCGGACGTATTCGACCATCAGGCCGCTGTCTTCCATCGCGCGGTTGAACACCTCGAGCGCGTTGCGGCTGAACTCCGGCCAGAAGTAATCGAAGCCGTGAACCAGCCAGGACGTGTCGCGCGAGACCAGGATGTCGGACGGAGGCGAGTTCGTCGCGCCCCATCCGTGCGGATACTCCTTGACGATTCGCAGCATGTTGGCCTTGGCCCACGCCATGCCGCGGCTGATCTCGGGCGACGGCGTGAGGAAGCGCGCGTCGGCGAGGCGCTCCGTGAAATATCCTTGCGTGTCGTGCAGCGCGCGCTGATTGCCGATCAGCGATTCCAGCACCGGACGGCTGCGCTCCCTGCCGCCCTTGTCGTAGACGACGGCGAGGCGCAGCGACTCGCGCGCCCCCGCCGCCACCGTGATGTGGTACTCGAACGCGCCGAAGATGCGGCGGCTCACGAGCTCGGCCTGCTGCGGCGTCACGTCACCCGCAGTTTGCGGGGAATCGCCGGTCGCGAGCGTCGCGCGGCGCATCGCCTCGAGCAGCACCTGCTCGCGCAGCGAGAGTTGCACCGCGACCGGCGCGCGCGAGCCGCCCCACCACCGCTCGCCGCCGGTCTCGAGATTCCGCGAGCAGATGTAGCGGCCGTCGTTCCAGGCTCGCACCTCGTGCTCCGGTTCCCCGTAGAACCGCTGACCGACCAGCATCGCCCACGGAAAGAGCGCGACCTCTAGCTGCTCGGCCCCGGGGTTGTACAGCGTGACGTCAACGACGAAGGAGACCGCGCGATCGAATCCTGCACCGAAGGGGACGTAGAAGGCCTCCGTTACGTGGACGCGGTGTTCGAGCGTGAATTCAGAGATTTGCGCGTAGGGTAGAAAGGTGAGATCCCGCTCGATCTGGTGCGGGAAGAACGTGCGATCGCCCAGACGATACGCGATGTGATGGGTGCCGAAGATGATCTGATCCGTGTCGGCGTCCCACAGCCCGCGCACGCCGCCCTTTGCGGTCGACTGCGCGTAAGTCTTGAAGTTACCGAGCAAAAGCCCGTAGGGCGTTTCCGATTCGTGCAGGACGTAGGCGCAAAACTCGTTGCGTTGCGCATCATAACTGGACCCCATGTCTCTAAGACCTAGTGCGGCGTCGAGCGCAAAGGCGCCTCCTCCCGCGGCGGCAAACGACTGCCGCGTGCCGATCCACCAGGCTCCGGCGAAGATCAATCTCACGCTCGAGGTTCTCGCGCGGCGCGACGACGGCTATCACGGCATTCGCAGCGTCATGGTGCCGCTCGAGCTGGCCGACGAACTGGCGATCGAACGTAGCGAGCGCTTCATCTTCTCGTGCGACGTGCGCGAGCTCGGGGGCGAGCGCAATCTCGCCGTGGCGGCCGTGCGCGCTTTGGGCGAGCCGCCGCCGGTGCGGATCGAGTTGCGCAAGCGGATCCCCACGCAGGCGGGCCTGGGCGGCGGATCGAGCGATGCGGCGGCGGTGCTGCGCGCCGCGATGGGCGGCGCCTTCGGTGACCCCGGCCCGCGCGACTGGCTGGGAATCGCGCGCGTGCTCGGCTCGGACGTCCCGTTCTTTCTCGCCGGCACGGGCGCGCTCGTCGAGGGCACCGGCGAACGGATCACGCCCGCGGGAGCGTTGCCGTGCTGGCACGTGCTGATCGTGAAGCCGCCGGTGGCCGTCTCGACGGCGCAGGCGTATGCGGCGCTCGACGAGCGGCCACGGCCACAGCGCGCGCGCAAGGGCAGCGTGTCGCTCGGGCTGCTCGAGGCGCTGCAGCGCGCCGATTTTGACCAAGTCGAGGCGCTGTTGCAGAACGACTTCCACGATGTTATCGCCGCGCAAGCCCCGGAGGTGGCGACGGCGTTGGAGGCGCTGCGCGCCGCGGGCGCGCGCAACGCGCTGCTGGCGGGGTCGGGCTCGTGCGTCTTCACGATCGCGCCTCAGCGCGCGCACGTCGAAGCGATCGGCGAGCGGCTGGCGCTGCCGGACGTGTACGAACGCTACACGAGCACATTCGCCGCGACGCCGGGCTGGCGCTGACGCGTGGACGCGATCGTTCTCGCAGGAGGGCCGCTCGACGACATCGCGCGCCTGCAGCCGGGCGCCCCGAACAAAGCATTCGTACCGATCGCGGGCGTGACGCTGGTGGGGCGCGTGCTGCGGGCGCTGCGCGGATCACGTGAGATCGGACGCATCGTGGTCGTCGCGCCGCCGAGCGTCGCCGGGCAACTGGATCTGGCGCCTGCGGACGAGCTGCGCCCCGACGGCGTGCGGATCACCGAAAGCCTGCGCAGCGGGCTCGCCGGTTTCGCGCCGGACGAGGCGGTGCTAGTCGCCGCGTCGGACATGCCCGTGCTCACGCCCGAGTCGGTGGATGATTTCGTCGCGCGCCTGCGCGCACTCGATGCGGATGTCGTCTACGGCTGCGTTGAGAAGAACGCACACTTGCGCCGCTTCCCCGACGTGCCGCACACTTGGGCGCGCATGCGCGACGGTACGTATTGCGGGGGCGGAATCGTCGGCATAAAGCCGCGTGCGTTGCCGCTCCTCGAGCGCTTCATCGAACGGCTCGGCGCGGCACGCAAGCATCCATTTCGGCTCGCGTCGCTGTTCGGCTGGGACATGCTCGCGCGTTTCGCCATCGGGAGGCTGAGCATCGCCGCCGCGGAGGAGCGAGCATCAAAGACCCTTGGCGCGCCGGTGCGCGCGCTCATTTCACCCTATCCCGAGACCGCCGTCAACGTGGACCGCGTCAGCGACGTTGCCCTGGCGGAACGCCTACTTCTCGACTAGATTCGCCACCAGAGATCTATCGAGGTAATGCGACATCCGCGCGACGAGGGCACCTTCACGCTGGGATAGATACCGTATTTCGCGTCAAGCGTAATTCGCGTCAAAAGCAATGCCGGACCGAAGAATGCCGTACGCGAGAACTAAGAGTTTGCGCATGACTGCGCCGATGATCAGCCGCTTGTGCTTTCCGGCCGTCGCGAGGCGATCGGCAAAGATTTTAAGAACGGGATTGAACCGAAGGGCGACGATCGCCGGCATGTAGAGCGCCTTGCGAAGGCGCGAGTTGCCGGTCTTACAAAGGCGTGGCCGGCCATGGATGGAGGTTCCCGAGCGCCGGTGCCTCGGCGAAAGTCCGGCGTATGCTGCGACGGCTTTGGCCGATTCGAAGCGATCCAAATGCGGGATCTCCGCCAGCACCGCTCCGGCGGTCGTTTCGCCAATTCCAGGGATTGATGTCAGCAGATCACGCTTGTGCTTGAGGTCAGGATGGTCGTCGAAGTGCTGCCGGATCTGGCGCTCGACCTGAGCGATCTGCTCGTCGAGAGTGGCGATCACCTCGCGAATTGACGCTTTTATCACGGGCGCCTCGGACGACTGCTCGTAGACTGATTGCTGAACGCGGGTCGTCTTGAGGTGCTCGTAATGGCGCATAAGAGCCTGTAATACACGGATTTCCGGCGGTGGCGGAAGCCATGACTCGGGACTCTGGCTCTTACAGAATCGGGCAATCAAGGCGGCGTCGACCGCGTCGGTCTTGGTGCGGAGCAGCTCGCTTTGCGCGAACGCCTTGATGCGCGCCGGGTTGACGACGCTGACCCGGTACTCGAGCCCGTGAAGGCAGAGCGCTAACGCCTCCCAATACGCGCCCGTCGCTTCCATGCAGGCGTGGACGTCGCCAGCTTGGCGATTTTTCAGCCACGCCATGAGCTGTTCGAAGCCTTTTGGCGAGTTGGGAAAGACCTTCTTGGCCTCACCTCGATCGCTCAAAAGGTAAACATGAAACGTGTCCTTTGAAAGGTCGATTCCCAAAAACGATGACATGTGCGCAGCCTCCGATGACGGCGTCTCTTCTGGATCGACCTTGTGCATTCGAGCTGGCGCGACGAGCGCCGCTCACGATACCGTCCGATCTTTGGAGACACCAATGGGCAGGCCGCCTATCTATCCCACGAGGTGTAATCCCTAGGAGTTAAGTCAGCGTGACCTGCCCTAACGTCATAATACAAGATGTTAAGGCGATCCAAAACGAGCCCTCTTGGGCATGCCGCGATGCTTGAGCGTCTCGACATCAGGGTTTGTCGACGATTTCAATAGGTAGCGCTTCAACGCCATAGTACCGTGCACACGATTGAATTCTTTGTACTAGCTCGGAATCGTTAAAGTAACAGAGACAGTCCGGATTCGCGAACTCGGCTCGATAACCACGTTCGTGTTTAATGGCTGTTCCCCAAAGCGAAACGCGGCCGAGCACAACGTATTCTGGCCCACGGCCTTTAAACTCGATACTTTCTAGTAAGTCTGCACGCGACTTATATGCGCGAAAGCCTGAGGCATTCGTCAGGGCGGGTTTGGGGACCGCGATCATCGGCTGCGCCGGCAACCAACGTAAATCCCAGAACCGTGATATGAGATAATCATCACGCCATCCTAGCCTCCACGCGCGCCACGCGATAATCACGCCTGCTTGCATAAAAGGCTCGCTCACGACGTAAATCTTATCCGCGGAGTGCAGTTACTTAGCACGTTAAGAATGCGGTTGTCGCGATCGG encodes:
- a CDS encoding nucleotidyltransferase family protein; the encoded protein is MDAIVLAGGPLDDIARLQPGAPNKAFVPIAGVTLVGRVLRALRGSREIGRIVVVAPPSVAGQLDLAPADELRPDGVRITESLRSGLAGFAPDEAVLVAASDMPVLTPESVDDFVARLRALDADVVYGCVEKNAHLRRFPDVPHTWARMRDGTYCGGGIVGIKPRALPLLERFIERLGAARKHPFRLASLFGWDMLARFAIGRLSIAAAEERASKTLGAPVRALISPYPETAVNVDRVSDVALAERLLLD
- the pdxS gene encoding pyridoxal 5'-phosphate synthase lyase subunit PdxS gives rise to the protein MESTGTITVKRGLAQMLKGGVIMDVVTPEHAAIAQEAGAVAVMALERIPADIRAAGGVARMSGIDLIRGIMDAVTIPVMAKVRIGHFAEAQVLQQLGVDYIDESEVLTPADDKYHVDKLAFKTPFVCGARNLGEALRRIAEGAAMIRSKGEAGSGNIVEAVRHMRAIGDAIRDLSVAPKEELVARARDLGAPLELVSEVAAHGKLPVVLFCAGGVATPADAALMMQLGAEGIFVGSGIFKSKDPKRFARAIVDATTHFNEPSVVLEACRSLGASEAMPGLDVRTLTEAELMAPRGN
- a CDS encoding transposase, coding for MSSFLGIDLSKDTFHVYLLSDRGEAKKVFPNSPKGFEQLMAWLKNRQAGDVHACMEATGAYWEALALCLHGLEYRVSVVNPARIKAFAQSELLRTKTDAVDAALIARFCKSQSPESWLPPPPEIRVLQALMRHYEHLKTTRVQQSVYEQSSEAPVIKASIREVIATLDEQIAQVERQIRQHFDDHPDLKHKRDLLTSIPGIGETTAGAVLAEIPHLDRFESAKAVAAYAGLSPRHRRSGTSIHGRPRLCKTGNSRLRKALYMPAIVALRFNPVLKIFADRLATAGKHKRLIIGAVMRKLLVLAYGILRSGIAFDANYA
- the ispE gene encoding 4-(cytidine 5'-diphospho)-2-C-methyl-D-erythritol kinase, with amino-acid sequence MPIHQAPAKINLTLEVLARRDDGYHGIRSVMVPLELADELAIERSERFIFSCDVRELGGERNLAVAAVRALGEPPPVRIELRKRIPTQAGLGGGSSDAAAVLRAAMGGAFGDPGPRDWLGIARVLGSDVPFFLAGTGALVEGTGERITPAGALPCWHVLIVKPPVAVSTAQAYAALDERPRPQRARKGSVSLGLLEALQRADFDQVEALLQNDFHDVIAAQAPEVATALEALRAAGARNALLAGSGSCVFTIAPQRAHVEAIGERLALPDVYERYTSTFAATPGWR
- a CDS encoding amylo-alpha-1,6-glucosidase, with amino-acid sequence MRLIFAGAWWIGTRQSFAAAGGGAFALDAALGLRDMGSSYDAQRNEFCAYVLHESETPYGLLLGNFKTYAQSTAKGGVRGLWDADTDQIIFGTHHIAYRLGDRTFFPHQIERDLTFLPYAQISEFTLEHRVHVTEAFYVPFGAGFDRAVSFVVDVTLYNPGAEQLEVALFPWAMLVGQRFYGEPEHEVRAWNDGRYICSRNLETGGERWWGGSRAPVAVQLSLREQVLLEAMRRATLATGDSPQTAGDVTPQQAELVSRRIFGAFEYHITVAAGARESLRLAVVYDKGGRERSRPVLESLIGNQRALHDTQGYFTERLADARFLTPSPEISRGMAWAKANMLRIVKEYPHGWGATNSPPSDILVSRDTSWLVHGFDYFWPEFSRNALEVFNRAMEDSGLMVEYVRGVSGYKTDYDLNINDDTPLHLIAMLHHYNATLDDDWVREHSAMIVKLADYMLTQRDDHGLITCRAKGVDLYGISSWRNIIPYYTLDGAVTEINAEAVFALEAAAMLCAVVGDNDHWERYGNEAQRMREAMMDYLYNDDTGAFVLNYDQEGNYQDNFTADEIFPVLFNIADEPQRRAILARLQEADFVTPVGLRTISTADAWYFPSYGFGLLGGIWPDLTLWFCVALARNGMTDAAVQFLNMSYAAMEGGSPRNTVPGEFAEWFDGGSLSNRGMYLSPWTGAKYLWAVAETVGGLNGYRTSGRPHLAPLRPKGWQWVAAARVHWGGRRCTYVVDLRNDTIYGDMPQLSAEEPFKCIYAGRDVSDEVTTSPVEVGAIAFEDESGAVRIFVGNLSDRARNVLLEFRGHTARVDMAPGELREVHLIGKPSDRRARAAKLDVVRPLARV